The Geobacter sp. AOG2 genome includes a window with the following:
- a CDS encoding uroporphyrinogen decarboxylase family protein: protein MTTGLDRFGALLTGATPDRVPIVCNLLDQGAGELGVSLKHYYSSGDLVAEGQVRLREKYGYDTLLGMFYSALEAEVLGCRNIVYADDGPPNVGHLAIGRPEDIGKLHVPDDLNDHPRFRQLTHCIRMLKQESQGRWPVLGVVTASFSLPSMLMGIGQWMDLFLNGDIQLRDRLLELCSQFCSRQITALREAGADLIVYVDPVASATFITPAKFRELALPWVIRDLEDPGPAGVVFFNGGGKINPILADLKEHTGIGAYYLNPYDDIAEARNILGPQALIAAAINDIRLIDWSPQEIDREVEGIMQAGKRAGGFAFGTLLMPFRIPEPNIRALVDAAIKHGSYGDGLP, encoded by the coding sequence GTGACCACGGGCCTGGACCGCTTCGGAGCGCTACTTACCGGCGCAACACCCGACCGGGTGCCGATCGTCTGCAACCTCCTCGACCAGGGGGCCGGCGAGCTGGGCGTTTCCCTGAAGCACTACTACTCCAGCGGCGACCTGGTGGCCGAGGGGCAGGTGCGCCTTCGCGAGAAATACGGCTACGATACCCTGCTGGGGATGTTTTATTCCGCCCTGGAGGCGGAGGTGCTCGGTTGCCGGAACATCGTCTATGCCGACGACGGCCCGCCCAACGTCGGCCATCTGGCCATCGGCCGCCCCGAGGACATCGGGAAGCTGCACGTCCCGGACGATCTGAACGATCATCCCCGCTTCCGGCAACTGACACACTGCATCCGTATGCTGAAACAGGAGTCGCAGGGGCGCTGGCCGGTGCTCGGCGTGGTGACGGCTTCGTTCAGCCTGCCGTCCATGCTCATGGGCATCGGGCAGTGGATGGACCTGTTTCTGAACGGCGACATACAGCTTCGCGACCGGCTGCTGGAGCTGTGCTCGCAGTTTTGTTCCCGGCAGATCACGGCATTGCGCGAGGCGGGCGCCGACCTGATCGTGTACGTCGACCCGGTGGCTTCCGCCACCTTCATCACCCCCGCGAAATTCCGGGAACTGGCGCTCCCCTGGGTGATCAGGGATCTGGAAGACCCCGGCCCGGCGGGGGTCGTCTTCTTCAACGGCGGCGGCAAGATCAACCCGATCCTCGCCGACCTGAAGGAACATACCGGCATCGGCGCCTATTACCTCAATCCCTACGACGACATCGCCGAGGCCAGGAACATCCTGGGCCCCCAGGCGCTGATCGCCGCCGCCATCAACGATATCAGGCTGATCGACTGGTCGCCGCAGGAGATCGACCGGGAGGTGGAGGGCATCATGCAGGCCGGCAAGCGGGCCGGCGGTTTTGCCTTCGGCACCCTGTTGATGCCGTTCAGGATCCCGGAACCGAACATCCGGGCGCTGGTGGATGCCGCCATCAAACACGGCTCCTATGGGGACGGCCTGCCGTGA
- a CDS encoding DUF1638 domain-containing protein, with the protein MTAPRNIIGCGILKREIRFLAEKNGWRLETAFLPSGLHVDFDRLESGLERCLSLHAAEPSIVFYGACHPRMDQILETARVARTPGQNCVEIYLGHDMFCRELEQGAFFLFEDWALHWREIVGGVMPGDPEIMRSIFRTAHTYLLAIRTPCSGDFSAEAEAVSAMTSLELRWVDVGLEHLEAILAATLVPRAVDSNP; encoded by the coding sequence GTGACGGCGCCTCGCAACATCATCGGATGCGGCATCCTGAAAAGGGAGATCCGCTTTCTTGCCGAAAAAAACGGCTGGCGTCTGGAGACCGCATTCCTGCCGTCGGGTTTGCACGTCGACTTCGACCGGCTTGAGAGCGGTCTCGAAAGGTGTCTGAGCCTGCATGCCGCGGAGCCGTCGATCGTCTTTTACGGCGCCTGCCACCCGCGCATGGATCAAATCCTGGAAACTGCCCGCGTCGCCAGAACGCCCGGCCAGAATTGCGTCGAAATCTATCTCGGCCACGACATGTTCTGTCGCGAGCTGGAGCAGGGGGCCTTCTTCCTGTTCGAGGACTGGGCGCTCCACTGGCGGGAAATAGTCGGCGGCGTCATGCCCGGCGACCCGGAGATCATGCGCTCCATCTTCCGCACGGCCCACACGTACCTGCTGGCGATCCGCACCCCCTGTTCGGGGGATTTCAGCGCCGAGGCGGAAGCCGTCAGCGCCATGACCTCCCTGGAGCTGCGCTGGGTCGACGTGGGGCTCGAACATCTTGAAGCAATCCTTGCGGCAACCCTCGTGCCCCGCGCGGTTGATTCAAACCCGTAA
- a CDS encoding PAS domain-containing sensor histidine kinase: MNKEEQATVTATAELDHRLVELARQKSRLELINNLLVGLSKVAGLDNTVGRILDILMQTIGAANISIFYHLDGLWQMRDVYGASREFAELPDPDVAAVLAGGKPRQSGNPDGQVSYPGETCAVTLENWIFPLVSRQRNIGAIRMEGMQLTNPSIYEDLQPFFVYAGVMLDNEIANYSQLSEAHRLLQESETLYRTLFNQSPDGIVLWGVPAFRPLEFNTAAHALLGYSREEYAALALSDFEATKNAAGQAEVMEVLRREGTISFETAHRTKTGDIRPMLVSLQLLELSGRQMVLAIHRDISELKEKSRTLELYRHALDNARDSIFLVGKDARFLYVNKAACETLGYTRDEFLAMHVFDIDPDFPPEIWAKHWEEIKAHDALRIETSQRAKDGRLIPVEIGIKLFWFEGVEYSLSAARDLTERLRFEAERLHLEQQLLHAQKLESLGVLAGGIAHDFNNILMAILGNADLALMRINKESPAVDNLHRIEEAAARAADLAKQMLAYSGKGKFVVEHIHLNRLLEDMLHMLEVSISKKAVLRLNLNPSLPTVEADATQMRQIIMNLVINASEAIGDKSGVIAITTGCMDCDKGYLKDVWLDENITAGLYVYLEIADTGCGMSKDTLAKIFDPFYTTKFTGRGLGMAAVMGIVRSHKGAIKVYSELDKGTSFKILLPASGKPAELFNHEGSHSTDQWRGGGTVLLVDDEETVRGIGKAMLQELGFEVITANDGREAVEAFKAAPGIAFVILDLTMPHMDGEQCFRELRRLNPGVKVIMSSGFSEHEVNQKFAGKGVAGFIQKPYRLSALREAIKALY, encoded by the coding sequence ATGAACAAAGAGGAACAGGCGACCGTCACGGCGACAGCGGAGTTGGACCACCGGCTGGTCGAACTTGCCCGGCAAAAGTCACGGCTTGAGTTGATCAACAATCTGCTGGTCGGTCTCAGCAAGGTGGCGGGCCTGGACAACACGGTGGGGCGTATCCTCGATATTCTGATGCAGACCATCGGAGCGGCGAACATCTCCATCTTCTACCATCTTGACGGTCTTTGGCAGATGAGGGACGTGTACGGAGCCAGCCGGGAGTTCGCGGAACTCCCGGATCCCGATGTCGCCGCCGTACTGGCCGGCGGCAAGCCTCGGCAGTCCGGCAATCCCGACGGGCAGGTGTCTTACCCCGGGGAAACCTGTGCCGTTACGCTTGAAAACTGGATCTTCCCCCTCGTGTCCCGCCAACGGAACATCGGCGCCATCCGCATGGAGGGGATGCAACTCACCAACCCGAGCATCTACGAAGATTTACAGCCTTTCTTCGTCTATGCCGGGGTGATGCTGGACAACGAGATCGCCAACTATTCCCAGCTGTCCGAAGCCCACCGTTTGCTGCAGGAATCGGAAACCCTGTACCGCACCCTGTTCAATCAGTCTCCGGACGGGATCGTGCTCTGGGGGGTCCCGGCCTTCCGTCCGCTGGAGTTCAACACGGCGGCCCACGCGTTGCTCGGTTATTCCCGCGAGGAGTATGCGGCCCTCGCCCTCTCCGACTTTGAAGCCACCAAAAACGCGGCGGGCCAGGCCGAGGTGATGGAGGTGCTGCGCCGGGAGGGAACGATCAGTTTTGAGACCGCCCACCGCACGAAAACGGGCGACATCCGCCCCATGCTCGTATCCCTGCAACTCTTAGAACTGAGCGGCCGCCAGATGGTCCTGGCGATCCACCGCGATATCAGCGAGTTGAAGGAGAAAAGCCGCACCCTGGAGTTGTACCGCCACGCCCTGGACAATGCCCGCGATTCGATTTTCCTCGTGGGGAAGGACGCCCGTTTCCTCTATGTCAACAAGGCGGCCTGCGAAACCCTCGGATACACGCGGGACGAGTTTCTGGCCATGCATGTATTCGACATCGATCCGGACTTTCCCCCCGAAATATGGGCCAAACATTGGGAGGAGATCAAGGCGCACGACGCGCTCCGTATCGAAACCAGTCAAAGGGCCAAGGACGGCCGTTTGATCCCGGTGGAGATCGGGATCAAGTTGTTCTGGTTTGAAGGTGTCGAGTATAGCCTGTCCGCAGCCCGCGACCTGACGGAGCGGCTACGGTTCGAAGCGGAGCGGCTTCATCTTGAACAGCAACTGCTTCACGCCCAGAAACTGGAGAGCCTGGGGGTTCTGGCGGGCGGCATTGCCCACGACTTCAATAATATCCTCATGGCGATCCTCGGCAACGCCGATCTGGCCTTGATGCGCATCAACAAGGAATCGCCCGCCGTGGACAACCTGCACAGGATCGAGGAGGCGGCGGCCCGGGCGGCGGACCTGGCCAAGCAGATGCTTGCCTATTCGGGCAAAGGCAAGTTCGTGGTCGAGCATATCCACCTGAACCGGCTGCTGGAGGATATGCTCCATATGCTGGAGGTTTCCATATCCAAGAAGGCGGTACTGCGGCTCAACCTGAACCCTTCCCTGCCCACGGTGGAGGCCGACGCCACCCAGATGCGCCAGATCATCATGAACCTGGTGATCAACGCCTCGGAGGCGATCGGGGACAAGAGCGGCGTCATCGCCATAACGACCGGCTGCATGGATTGCGACAAGGGCTACCTGAAGGACGTCTGGCTGGACGAGAACATCACCGCGGGACTGTACGTCTACCTGGAGATCGCGGACACCGGCTGCGGCATGAGCAAGGATACCCTGGCCAAGATCTTCGACCCCTTCTATACCACCAAGTTTACCGGCAGGGGACTGGGCATGGCGGCGGTCATGGGCATCGTGAGAAGCCATAAAGGGGCGATCAAGGTCTACAGCGAATTGGACAAAGGCACGTCCTTCAAGATCCTTCTGCCGGCCAGCGGCAAACCGGCCGAACTGTTCAACCATGAGGGCAGCCATTCGACGGACCAGTGGAGAGGAGGCGGCACGGTGCTCCTGGTGGACGATGAAGAGACCGTGCGGGGTATCGGGAAGGCAATGCTCCAGGAACTGGGGTTCGAGGTCATCACCGCCAACGACGGCCGGGAAGCCGTAGAAGCCTTTAAAGCCGCTCCCGGCATCGCCTTCGTCATCCTGGACCTCACCATGCCGCATATGGACGGCGAGCAGTGTTTCCGGGAGCTGCGGCGGCTGAATCCCGGCGTCAAGGTGATCATGTCCAGCGGTTTCAGCGAGCATGAGGTCAACCAGAAGTTTGCCGGCAAGGGGGTGGCGGGCTTTATCCAGAAACCCTACCGGCTCTCGGCGCTCAGGGAGGCGATAAAGGCGCTTTATTGA
- a CDS encoding DUF4923 family protein, whose protein sequence is MKQIMVMLVIGGLLTLMGCAGAAQGGTGKSAIGETKLQVTGKYVNIMASTVSIELKEDGTFTNRFGKRSSQGKYVVKGNHVIFTTGPGKTGQTFEFVLEGDSLMSKEGARFKKE, encoded by the coding sequence ATGAAGCAAATTATGGTAATGCTGGTGATAGGGGGCTTGTTGACCCTTATGGGGTGTGCCGGCGCCGCCCAGGGCGGGACCGGTAAGAGCGCCATCGGGGAGACAAAGCTTCAGGTAACCGGTAAGTACGTAAATATAATGGCATCCACTGTTTCCATTGAACTAAAAGAGGATGGAACGTTTACCAACAGATTCGGGAAAAGATCCTCCCAGGGAAAATATGTGGTAAAGGGTAATCATGTCATCTTCACCACCGGACCGGGCAAAACGGGTCAAACCTTTGAATTCGTACTTGAAGGGGATTCCCTGATGAGCAAGGAAGGAGCCAGGTTTAAGAAAGAGTAG
- a CDS encoding chemotaxis protein CheW has translation MAVAAIAETRQYLTFKLAEEVFAVDVAKVREILELTTITKIPRTPDYMRGVINLRGSVVPVMDMRLKFGMEETEQTVNTCIIVVEVLHEDEIVVIGALADSVQEVFELEPDQIEPPPNIGAKLNTEFILGMGKNGGQFIMILNIDRTFSSAELDLAGEAIQEAA, from the coding sequence ATGGCGGTTGCAGCGATTGCGGAAACCAGGCAGTACCTGACCTTCAAGCTGGCGGAGGAGGTATTTGCCGTCGATGTGGCGAAGGTGAGAGAAATCCTGGAGTTGACCACCATCACCAAGATCCCCCGGACGCCGGACTACATGCGGGGGGTGATCAACCTGCGGGGCAGCGTGGTGCCGGTGATGGACATGCGTCTCAAGTTCGGCATGGAGGAAACGGAGCAGACGGTGAACACCTGCATCATCGTGGTGGAGGTGCTGCACGAAGACGAGATCGTGGTCATCGGCGCCCTGGCCGATTCGGTGCAGGAGGTGTTCGAACTGGAACCGGACCAGATCGAGCCGCCGCCGAACATCGGCGCCAAACTCAACACGGAGTTCATCCTGGGCATGGGCAAAAACGGCGGCCAGTTCATCATGATCCTGAATATCGACCGGACTTTCAGCAGCGCGGAGTTGGACCTGGCGGGCGAAGCGATCCAGGAGGCGGCCTGA
- a CDS encoding methyl-accepting chemotaxis protein yields the protein MLKNMKIGGRLTFGFGIIVALLVIMFGLSLFRLGSLNHEIDDLIHDKLVKSNLAGDLQDQVNVIARASRNIILLDDQKDIDKEEARIQEARKKSVDDITKLDKMIASDTGKALMKKVNEDREPYRQSTELLEKTALAGKKAEARVVLFEKVRPAQSAYMDSLQKLVDYQQKQSEMVGNDAFAVYKATRNMLIGLGIAALLIAYFVSRFITRSITVPINACVDAANKIAVGDTDVAFDTNATDETGILQQAMQKMVEAINRLVADAGMLSDAATAGKLATRADASKHQGDFQKVVAGFNETLDAVIGPLNVAAEYVDRISKGDIPPRITDNYNGDFNEIKLNLNNCIDNVNALVTDANMLSRAAVEGQLAIRADAGKHQGDFQKIMTGVNATIDRLVGLLDSMPAPAMIIDTDFTVRYMNELGARVGGKTAAQVIGTKCYDHFKTSDCKTQNCACHRAISGGQTASSETDAHPSAGLDLDIAYTGLPLRNEAGQIIGAFEVVTDQTEIKKAMRLSAKVAEYQDKETQKLVGCLEKLAKGDTEFSVVTEPADNDTQGAKQTFDTIAEAVNTCVAVVNALVTDANMLSRAAVEGKLATRADASKHQGNFQKIVAGVNDCLDAVIGPLNVAAEYVDRISKGDIPPAITDNYNGDFNEIKINLNILIEATNRITAAAKEVATGNLMVELKERSPSDELMRALSDMVAKLVEVVNNVKAAADNVTAGSREMSASSEEMSQGATEQAAAAEEASSSMEQMTANIRQSADNASQTEKIAIKSSEDAKEGGKAVAETVSAMKEIAGKISIIEEIARQTNLLALNAAIEAARAGEHGKGFAVVAAEVRKLAERSQKAAGEIGSLSTSSVEVAEKAGGMLARILPDIQKTSELVQEIGAASREQDAGAEQINKAIQQLDQVIQKNAGAAEEMSATAEELSSQAEQLQSCIDFFKVDAAGGQFSAVAVRPQKKQVPAIAPANGYRKAPKPAKRSATSGVSLNMGDHDNLDEAFEKY from the coding sequence ATGCTGAAGAACATGAAGATCGGTGGACGGCTGACGTTCGGATTCGGCATTATTGTGGCGTTGCTGGTAATAATGTTTGGTTTGTCGCTCTTTCGCCTCGGTTCCCTCAACCACGAAATCGACGACCTGATCCACGACAAACTCGTAAAATCCAACCTTGCCGGCGACTTGCAGGACCAGGTTAACGTCATCGCCCGCGCAAGCAGGAATATCATCCTGTTGGACGATCAGAAGGACATCGACAAGGAAGAGGCCCGCATCCAGGAAGCGCGCAAAAAATCCGTGGATGATATAACCAAGCTCGACAAGATGATTGCGAGCGACACCGGCAAAGCGCTGATGAAAAAGGTGAACGAGGACAGGGAGCCCTATCGGCAGAGCACGGAACTCCTGGAAAAAACGGCTCTTGCCGGCAAGAAGGCCGAGGCCAGGGTCGTGCTGTTCGAAAAGGTCCGGCCGGCACAATCCGCCTATATGGATTCATTGCAAAAACTGGTGGATTACCAGCAAAAGCAGAGCGAGATGGTCGGCAACGACGCTTTCGCCGTGTATAAGGCAACGCGCAACATGCTGATCGGTCTCGGCATAGCGGCCCTCTTGATCGCATATTTCGTATCCCGTTTCATTACCCGCTCCATCACGGTGCCGATCAATGCCTGTGTGGATGCGGCCAACAAGATCGCCGTGGGAGACACCGACGTTGCCTTCGACACGAACGCCACGGACGAGACCGGCATCCTGCAACAGGCCATGCAAAAAATGGTCGAGGCGATCAACCGCCTGGTGGCGGATGCCGGTATGCTGTCCGATGCCGCCACTGCCGGGAAACTGGCGACCCGCGCCGACGCCTCGAAACACCAGGGCGACTTCCAGAAGGTCGTTGCCGGGTTCAATGAAACCCTGGATGCCGTGATCGGGCCGCTGAACGTGGCTGCCGAGTACGTGGACCGGATCAGCAAGGGGGACATCCCCCCCAGGATCACCGACAACTACAACGGCGACTTCAACGAGATCAAGCTCAACCTGAACAACTGCATCGACAACGTCAATGCCCTGGTCACCGATGCCAACATGCTCTCCAGGGCCGCCGTCGAAGGCCAGCTTGCCATACGCGCCGATGCAGGCAAACATCAGGGGGACTTCCAGAAGATCATGACCGGGGTGAATGCCACCATTGACCGGCTGGTGGGACTCCTCGACTCCATGCCGGCGCCGGCCATGATCATCGATACCGATTTCACCGTCCGGTACATGAACGAACTGGGTGCCAGGGTCGGCGGAAAGACGGCTGCCCAGGTGATCGGCACCAAATGCTATGACCACTTCAAAACCTCGGACTGCAAGACCCAGAACTGCGCCTGCCACCGTGCCATATCGGGCGGCCAGACCGCCAGCAGTGAAACCGATGCCCACCCGTCGGCGGGACTCGACCTGGATATCGCATACACCGGGCTGCCGCTGAGGAACGAAGCGGGGCAGATCATCGGGGCGTTTGAGGTGGTGACGGATCAAACCGAGATTAAAAAAGCCATGCGGCTTTCGGCAAAGGTCGCCGAGTATCAGGATAAAGAGACGCAGAAACTGGTCGGCTGCCTTGAAAAACTTGCCAAGGGAGATACGGAGTTTTCCGTTGTCACCGAACCCGCCGATAACGATACCCAGGGCGCCAAACAGACCTTCGATACGATAGCCGAAGCGGTCAACACCTGCGTCGCCGTCGTCAATGCCCTGGTCACGGATGCGAATATGTTGTCCCGCGCCGCCGTGGAAGGCAAACTGGCGACCCGTGCCGATGCCTCCAAACACCAGGGCAACTTCCAAAAGATCGTTGCCGGGGTCAATGACTGCCTGGACGCGGTTATCGGCCCGCTGAACGTGGCCGCCGAATACGTGGACCGCATCTCGAAAGGCGACATTCCGCCGGCGATCACGGACAACTACAACGGCGATTTCAACGAGATCAAGATCAACCTGAACATCCTCATCGAAGCCACCAACAGGATCACCGCGGCGGCCAAGGAGGTGGCCACCGGCAACCTGATGGTGGAGCTGAAGGAACGCTCGCCCAGCGACGAATTGATGCGCGCCCTCTCCGACATGGTGGCCAAGCTGGTGGAGGTGGTGAACAACGTGAAGGCCGCCGCCGACAACGTGACGGCAGGCAGCCGCGAGATGAGCGCCAGTTCCGAGGAGATGTCCCAGGGGGCGACGGAGCAGGCGGCCGCGGCCGAGGAGGCGTCCTCCAGCATGGAACAGATGACCGCCAATATCCGCCAGAGCGCCGACAACGCCTCCCAGACCGAGAAGATCGCCATCAAGAGTTCCGAAGACGCCAAGGAGGGCGGCAAGGCGGTGGCCGAGACCGTTTCCGCCATGAAGGAGATCGCCGGCAAGATCTCCATCATCGAGGAGATCGCCCGCCAGACCAACCTGTTGGCCCTGAACGCCGCCATCGAGGCGGCCCGGGCCGGGGAGCACGGCAAAGGTTTCGCGGTGGTGGCCGCCGAGGTGCGCAAACTGGCGGAACGGAGCCAGAAGGCGGCAGGCGAGATCGGCAGCCTCTCCACTTCGAGCGTGGAGGTGGCCGAAAAGGCGGGCGGCATGCTGGCCCGCATCCTGCCCGACATCCAGAAGACCTCCGAACTGGTGCAGGAGATCGGCGCCGCCAGCCGCGAGCAGGACGCCGGGGCCGAGCAGATCAACAAGGCCATCCAGCAGTTGGACCAGGTCATCCAGAAGAACGCCGGCGCCGCCGAGGAGATGTCGGCGACCGCCGAGGAGCTTTCCTCCCAGGCCGAACAACTGCAAAGCTGCATCGACTTCTTCAAGGTCGATGCCGCGGGGGGACAGTTCTCGGCGGTGGCGGTCAGGCCCCAGAAAAAGCAGGTGCCGGCAATCGCCCCGGCAAACGGCTATCGCAAGGCGCCGAAACCGGCAAAGCGATCCGCCACTAGCGGGGTGAGCCTGAACATGGGAGACCACGACAACCTGGACGAGGCTTTCGAAAAATACTAG
- a CDS encoding MBL fold metallo-hydrolase: protein MKIIPLRHNDTTYSCNSYLILGDWNRIEDVNTIIDPGTDSFIIEEIDHLPTGFGKIPVAQVILTHNHFDHAGAVKALKARYNARVLAFSDGAGVDELLNDGQFVKAGDGIMEVLHTPGHSSDSICLYAPSEKALFSGDTQVRVRWPGDVYSPEYVEALFKLACRDIQKIYPGHDEPITSDCQEMIFKTLSNVKSSENLP, encoded by the coding sequence ATGAAGATCATTCCCCTGCGGCATAACGATACCACCTACAGTTGCAACTCGTACCTGATCCTCGGCGACTGGAACCGGATCGAGGACGTCAATACCATCATCGATCCCGGCACCGATAGCTTCATCATCGAAGAGATAGACCATCTCCCCACCGGCTTCGGCAAGATCCCGGTGGCACAGGTCATCCTCACCCACAACCATTTCGACCACGCGGGGGCGGTCAAGGCCCTTAAGGCCCGTTACAACGCCCGCGTGCTGGCTTTCAGCGACGGTGCGGGGGTTGACGAACTCCTCAACGACGGGCAGTTCGTCAAGGCGGGCGACGGTATCATGGAGGTGCTCCATACCCCCGGCCATTCCTCCGATTCCATCTGCCTGTACGCACCGTCGGAAAAGGCGCTTTTTTCCGGGGACACCCAGGTGCGGGTGCGCTGGCCCGGCGACGTGTACTCCCCGGAGTATGTGGAGGCGCTGTTCAAGCTGGCCTGCCGGGATATCCAGAAGATCTACCCCGGCCACGACGAACCCATAACGAGCGATTGCCAGGAGATGATCTTCAAGACATTGAGCAACGTTAAAAGCTCTGAAAACTTACCATAA
- a CDS encoding protein-glutamate O-methyltransferase CheR produces MAFTFFMRDQPTLEHAAEHMIRYASGRSRIKIWDAGCALGQETWTIAMILAERMNQFGFKNLRIDATDYDSANNFGDCVTAATYPADELQRTPQQLLAKYFEPADKPGYLRVNELLRSRVTFQYHDLLSLKPVGGDYCLVVCKNVMLHFQYPERVEVFRMFHQALAPGGYLATENTQKLPHEVAHLFTQVVPDAQLFKKVGD; encoded by the coding sequence ATGGCCTTCACCTTTTTCATGCGCGATCAGCCGACCCTGGAGCATGCCGCGGAGCACATGATCCGCTATGCCAGCGGCCGCAGCCGGATCAAGATCTGGGATGCCGGCTGCGCCCTGGGGCAGGAGACCTGGACCATCGCCATGATCCTGGCCGAACGGATGAACCAGTTCGGGTTCAAGAACCTGCGCATCGACGCCACCGACTACGACAGCGCCAACAACTTCGGCGATTGCGTCACCGCCGCCACGTATCCCGCCGACGAACTCCAGCGGACTCCGCAGCAACTGCTCGCCAAATACTTCGAACCGGCCGACAAGCCGGGGTATCTCCGCGTGAACGAGTTGCTCCGCAGTCGCGTGACCTTCCAATACCACGATCTGCTCTCGCTGAAACCGGTGGGGGGCGATTACTGCCTGGTCGTCTGCAAGAACGTCATGCTCCATTTCCAGTACCCGGAGCGGGTCGAGGTGTTCAGGATGTTCCACCAGGCCCTGGCGCCGGGCGGATATCTGGCCACGGAGAACACCCAGAAACTGCCCCACGAGGTGGCGCACCTCTTCACCCAGGTCGTGCCGGACGCCCAACTGTTCAAGAAGGTCGGAGACTGA
- a CDS encoding lipid asymmetry maintenance protein MlaB, which yields MAVFSVRIETLPQEAGAVVVRVAGPTGATDVSALLMQLLEAFEQTDDVILDLHGVTRIDAAGLQLLCSSHRSSIFSNKGFRITGQDRPAIREAAAASGRVRTSGCAIDVQHSCIWSGGNS from the coding sequence ATGGCTGTTTTTTCGGTACGGATCGAAACGCTCCCCCAGGAAGCCGGGGCGGTGGTCGTCAGGGTAGCGGGCCCCACCGGGGCAACCGATGTAAGCGCCCTTCTCATGCAACTGCTGGAGGCCTTCGAGCAGACCGACGACGTGATCCTGGACCTTCACGGCGTAACGAGGATCGATGCCGCAGGCCTGCAACTGCTCTGCTCATCCCACAGAAGCTCGATCTTCAGCAACAAGGGGTTCAGGATAACCGGACAGGACCGGCCGGCCATCCGGGAAGCCGCAGCCGCTTCGGGCCGGGTGCGCACGTCGGGCTGCGCCATCGACGTCCAACACAGTTGCATCTGGTCGGGAGGCAACAGCTGA
- a CDS encoding chemotaxis protein CheW, which yields MAVAAIAETRQYLTFKLAEEVFAVDVAKVREILELTTITKIPRTPDYMRGVINLRGSVVPVMDMRLKFGMEETEQTVNTCIIVVEVVHEDEIVVIGALADSVQEVFELEPDQIEPPPNIGAGLNTEFILGMGKNGGQFIMILNIDRTFSSAELDLAGEAMQEAA from the coding sequence ATGGCGGTTGCAGCGATTGCGGAAACCAGGCAGTACCTGACCTTCAAGCTGGCGGAGGAGGTATTTGCCGTCGATGTGGCGAAGGTGAGAGAAATCCTGGAGTTGACCACCATCACCAAGATCCCCCGGACGCCGGATTACATGCGGGGGGTGATCAACCTGCGGGGCAGCGTGGTGCCGGTGATGGACATGCGTCTCAAGTTCGGCATGGAGGAAACGGAGCAGACGGTGAACACCTGCATCATCGTGGTGGAGGTCGTGCACGAGGACGAGATCGTGGTCATCGGCGCCCTGGCCGATTCGGTGCAGGAGGTGTTCGAACTGGAACCGGACCAGATCGAGCCGCCGCCGAACATCGGCGCCGGGCTCAACACGGAGTTCATCCTGGGCATGGGCAAGAACGGCGGCCAGTTCATCATGATCCTGAATATCGACCGGACTTTCAGCAGCGCGGAGCTGGACCTGGCGGGCGAGGCGATGCAGGAGGCCGCCTGA